A region from the Lolium perenne isolate Kyuss_39 chromosome 4, Kyuss_2.0, whole genome shotgun sequence genome encodes:
- the LOC127296151 gene encoding uncharacterized protein, whose amino-acid sequence MALTAFETAEQRLPCHVDQTAAADNSKAVAAAAAEQAVPLQEADHGGAGADQRPADRDDIWNMIQSQSQKPAAAPRQAPYVHAAPVRRGSSSLLTQKSLEVCTESLGSETGSDGFSDADRSCPGSDDDADCEDGGATGVAAAGAAPARAFPPPLPSLARRTVGSLQMRQHRRDGRLVVEAVPVLSNTLFRAQRRGGRLLLSFADTAAPAADEEKNTVDQEPDQQEEAEEETEEEEVQVVDRGTVVEVKVSTQPQAHNSGPRVHRSSLVINKFVGAEPVNGPEINDAGAAPPNKPSPLSATAPLPEDYGTTAPPGEGKVLMTTRQRRSKQEVLNHMRRCGQLSGRLFIWEPRVATSS is encoded by the coding sequence ATGGCACTCACTGCCTTCGAGACCGCGGAGCAGCGCCTGCCATGCCACGTCGACCAGACCGCTGCCGCCGACAACAGCAAGgcagtcgccgccgccgccgccgagcaggcCGTGCCGCTGCAGGAGGCGGACcacggcggcgccggcgccgacCAGCGCCCGGCCGACAGGGAcgacatatggaacatgatccagTCGCAGTCGCAGAAGCCCGCGGCGGCCCCGAGGCAGGCGCCGTACGTGCACGCCGCGCCCGTGCGCCGCGGCTCCTCCAGCCTGCTCACCCAGAAGAGCCTGGAGGTCTGCACCGAGAGCCTCGGCTCCGAGACCGGCTCCGACGGCTTCTCCGACGCCGACCGTTCCTGCCCGggctccgacgacgacgccgACTGCGAGGACGGCGGCGCCACCGGGGTGGCGGCCGCGGGCGCGGCGCCGGCCAGGGCGTTCCCGCCGCCGCTCCCGTCCCTGGCGCGCCGCACCGTGGGGTCGCTGCAGATGAGGCAGCACCGCCGCGACGGCCGCCTCGTCGTCGAGGCCGTCCCGGTGCTGTCCAACACTCTGTTCCGCGCGCAGCGCCGCGGCGGGCGCCTGCTGCTCTCCTTCGCCGACACCGCCGCCCCGGCCGCCGACGAGGAGAAGAACACCGTCGACCAGGAACCCGATCAGCAGGAAGAGGCCgaggaggaaaccgaggaggaggaggtccagGTCGTGGACAGGGGCACTGTGGTCGAGGTCAAGGTCAGCACGCAGCCGCAGGCGCACAACAGCGGACCGCGGGTGCACCGCTCCTCGCTCGTCATCAACAAGTTCGTTGGCGCCGAGCCCGTCAACGGCCCCGAGATCAACGACGCCGGCGCTGCACCGCCTAATAAGCCTTCACCTCTCAGCGCCACAGCTCCGCTGCCGGAGGACTACGGCACTACCGCCCCGCCGGGCGAGGGGAAGGTGCTCATGACGACCAGGCAGCGCCGGAGCAAGCAGGAGGTCCTCAACCACATGCGCCGCTGCGGGCAGCTCAGCGGGCGACTCTTCATCTGGGAGCCGCGCGTCGCCACCTCCTCTTGA